In a genomic window of Diadema setosum chromosome 3, eeDiaSeto1, whole genome shotgun sequence:
- the LOC140226534 gene encoding uncharacterized protein, whose amino-acid sequence MAGIGEGLANNMNMVEEVIVETVMPGDSFFFPEMMQNGVAMETGGAGEIPLQLVEQPEGRIQVLAGADGDIIEIVDETGNLPGVPALSMAGDMAPKQLQILGGEATVEVTTETVEHILEATMLQSAGGRDEEQPSRDQTLTEPSEVVEGKNEIGPSVTMILHTGDEKASSQELGPSAQTAANKDVGSKEFDPPAPTEVDGDLDSQEPLPQALPAADEDASSQELGLPAPTDPSAASPQPADVCPPITGISQAPTGGGDEATSVTVFLAMNGKLPPSPSLASSSDECEDPIETAMTYSDADLEPGNRPTSRRGIAMIIQAADEDTSGWKPWPPSPADRGSTTPPSATTSPQPADECRLMTGSCRTPKALSKAQKTISTEVKKVRTVKKMKKKKGKGDPAVNKRDPRKTKVKAKLKTKPESVKKNSLAIKISKRPTKTITMKVAATATTATNIICQFCWREFNKERLYEVHKKTHAKEDEPYVCRYCNSCFEKDSQRNRHMRKKHDYLKCLQCGASFDNRVFFERHMLMHIGQPIMYACKVCGSTFTRKDYLVVHMELHKSEMPAGWDPASILPEDSGAPKKKGTKVKKGTLCCPCCSKSFKTLLLLQKHSLRHKRRFKCQFCPKRFTTRIRRDDHMNVHAENSPYKSQKVLPYKSSSSQHKSCQRIRETGEKPDQCAESTMRNHQLPPTELKIECDVCHKKFARKYDMRKHRLTHGGQEHRESKLVRCETCGRGFLNASCLRKHLRGNRCKAKFQCAFCERHFSRKSDCTVHMKEHMGLSDAAPVAEGSQGESKRGSEDRGSEEKEREKKKTESYTCPICGKTLASFKSLTGHYSTHMDKKLFKCDMCDQSYALRRNMRKHKLSHNAINLACRKCNKVFLDKNALQRHMVVHSHEKKYVCDVCDKAFISMAFLIQHKKCHIVRDTRKKPYQCSECERSFLDRNSLRNHQLIHAHGDISRIRKIECEVCHRMFVSSYQMRKHRLTHGGQEHKEERLVRCEQCGRGFLNAGMLRRHQGHKGCRAKYVCAVCKQRFSRRVDLTDHMKEHDAPMDGKWFRCDICDKSYVKKKYLKIHMLSHSGNKQVCLVCNKIFFSEAALKRHMMTHSGEKPYVCNVCPKAYATKSSYNYHLLMHEGIRSHKCPICDRAFITKKDLTGHIRMVHKVCAAANKPGVWRCRICDKEINSNAEVVEHKNSHVETSKRERVNRQDGKPYSCASCDRSFTKKAFLVRHLLQVHAAEKPFKCDKCDKCYAHPRSLRHHKLVHADARPHLCDICGKSFRDGSSLNKHKQTHLDRRMHACQLCDKRYSNKKGLYRHVKMKHSVGGTTTESHPCKICGKVLTRRAGLVLHMRMHTGEKPFECQTCGNAFVSKQQLVDHTRTHTGEKPFSCKECGQSFALRSTLRGHAVTHTDLRPFACKICNKAFTDRSTLYSHIRKHTEEKQHQCKDCGKKFWTAFKLKRHKQSHLNQTVFKCHVCNQPIFGQRKLTEHLNVHEKEQQVASKALAATMTEMEHIIENGGSGQPMQKTGNQSSTQKKEQFACMTCGRTYSHKRNLLRHQRQMNHQIAHKKEHQGLVATETEMQHKGNQSSTPKKKRFACKTCKITYSTKRKLLKHAKIHLSQRPFQCDICEKSFSRRLLLKEHTASHQ is encoded by the exons ATGGCAGGGATTGGAGAAGGACTGGCCAACAATATGAATATGGTTGAAGAAGTGATTGTGGAAACAG TCATGCCAGGAGACAGCTTCTTCTTTCCAGAAATGATGCAGAATGGTGTTGCCATGGAGACGGGCGGAGCCGGGGAGATACCGCTGCAGCTGGTGGAGCAACCGGAAGGCAGGATCCAAGTTTTGGCTGGGGCCGATGGAGACATTATCGAGATTGTGGATGAGACTG GAAATCTTCCGGGCGTACCAGCATTGAGCATGGCCGGCGACATGGCCCCAAAGCAGCTACAGATATTAG GAGGTGAGGCTACCGTGGAGGTTACCACGGAAACAGTGGAGCACATCCTGGAAGCGACGATGCTGCAGTCGGCAGGGGGCAGGGATGAGGAACAACCCTCCCGGGACCAAACGTTGACAGAGCCCTCTGAGGTAGTCGAGGGAAAGAATGAAATCGGACCAA GTGTCACCATGATCTTACATACAGGTGATGAGAAGGCAAGCAGCCAGGAACTTGGGCCTTCAGCCCAAACAGCTGCCAATAAGGATGTAGGTAGCAAAGAGTTTGATCCTCCAGCCCCAACAGAAGTGGATGGGGATTTAGACAGCCAGGAGCCTCTACCTCAAGCCCTACCAGCAGCCGATGAGGATGCAAGCAGCCAAGAGCTTGGCCTTCCAGCACCAACAGATCCCTCAGCTGCCAGCCCACAACCTGCCGATGTGTGTCCTCCGATCACTGGAATCAGCCAAGCTCCCACGGGAGGCGGCGATGAAGCCACGTCTGTAACTGTCTTCCTGGCCATGAATGGGAAACTCCCTCCAAGCCCATCACTAGCTTCAAGCTCTGATGAGTGTGAGGACCCTATAGAGACTGCAATGACATACTCAGATGCTGACTTGGAACCAGGAAACAGGCCTACCAGTAGAAGAG GCATCGCCATGATCATACAGGCAGCCGATGAGGATACAAGTGGCTGGAAACCTTGGCCTCCATCCCCAGCTGATCGTGGCAGCACAACCCCACCCTCTGCCACCACCAGCCCTCAGCCTGCCGATGAGTGTCGACTGATGACTGGAAGCTGCAGAACACCCAAGGCACTCTCTAAAGCTCAGAAAACTATCTCCACGGAGGTCAAAAAAGTCAGGACCgtgaaaaagatgaagaaaaagaaaggaaaaggagaTCCTGCTG TGAACAAGAGAGACCCAAGGAAAACTAAGGTCAAGGCAAAGCTGAAAACCAAACCTGAGTCTGTTAAGAAGAACAGCCTGGCCATCAAGATTTCCAAGAGACCGACCAAGACAATAACCATGAAGGTGGCTGCAACAGCCACAACAGCCACAAATATCATCTGCCAGTTCTGCTGGAGGGAGTTCAATAAAGAACGCCTCTATGAGGTCCATAAGAAGACTCATGCCAAGGAGGATGAGCCATACGTGTGCCGATACTGCAACAGCTGCTTCGAGAAGGATTCGCAGCGGAACAGGCACATGCGAAAAAAACATGACTACTTGAAGTGCTTGCAGTGTGGCGCCTCGTTTGACAACAGAGTGTTCTTTGAACGCCACATGCTGATGCACATTGGGCAGCCAATCATGTATGCCTGCAAAGTTTGCGGATCAACATTCACACGGAAGGACTACCTAGTCGTACATATGGAACTCCACAAGTCTGAGATGCCTGCTGGCTGGGATCCTGCCAGCATTCTACCTGAAGATAGTGGTGCACCCAAGAAGAAAGGGACAAAGGTGAAAAAGGGCACACTGTGCTGTCCATGCTGCAGTAAGTCCTTCAAGACTCTACTTCTACTCCAGAAGCATAGTTTGAGGCACAAGCGGAGGTTTAAGTGCCAGTTCTGCCCAAAGCGATTCACGACAAGGATCAGGCGGGATGATCATATGAACGTTCATGCTGAAAATTCTCCATACAAGTCCCAGAAGGTGTTGCCTTACAAGAGCAGCAGCAGTCAGCATAAAAGCTGCCAAAGAATCAGGGAAACGGGAGAGAAGCCAGACCAGTGTGCGGAGTCCACAATGAGGAATCACCAGCTGCCCCCCACAGAACTCAAAATTGAGTGTGACGTGTGCCACAAAAAGTTTGCACGGAAATACGACATGCGAAAACACAGATTGACCCATGGGGGCCAGGAGCACAGAGAGTCAAAGCTTGTGAGATGTGAAACTTGTGGCAGGGGTTTCCTTAATGCCAGCTGTCTACGAAAGCACCTCAGGGGCAATAGATGCAAGGCGAAATTCCAATGTGCTTTCTGTGAGCGACATTTCAGTCGCAAGTCAGATTGCACTGTGCACATGAAGGAACACATGGGTCTATCTGATGCAGCTCCCGTAGCAGAGGGCAGTCAAGGTGAGAGCAAAAGGGGGAGTGAAGACAGAGGCAGcgaagaaaaggagagagaaaagaaaaagacggAGAGCTATACTTGTCCCATTTGCGGAAAGACCCTTGCCAGTTTTAAATCGCTGACAGGTCACTACAGCACCCATATGGACAAGAAATTGTTCAAGTGTGATATGTGTGACCAATCTTATGCACTGCGGAGAAATATGAGGAAACACAAACTGAGCCACAATGCGATCAATCTAGCCTGCCGCAAGTGCAACAAGGTGTTCTTGGACAAAAATGCTCTACAGAGACACATGGTTGTGCATTCGCATGAAAAAAAGTatgtatgtgatgtgtgtgacAAGGCGTTCATTTCAATGGCTTTCCTCATTCAACACAAGAAATGTCACATAGTCAGGGATACAAGAAAGAAGCCATACCAGTGCAGCGAGTGCGAACGTTCCTTTTTGGACCGGAACTCTCTCAGGAACCATCAGCTGATTCATGCACATGGTGACATATCAAGAATCAGGAAGATTGAGTGCGAGGTGTGCCACAGAATGTTTGTAAGCAGTTACCAAATGCGAAAACACAGGTTAACCCACGGGGGCCAGGAACACAAAGAGGAAAGGCTGGTGAGGTGCGAACAATGTGGTCGGGGCTTCCTCAACGCTGGTATGCTGCGCCGGCACCAGGGGCATAAGGGTTGCAGGGCGAAATACGTGTGTGCTGTCTGCAAGCAGCGCTTCAGTCGTCGAGTGGACCTCACTGACCATATGAAGGAACATGATGCCCCTATGGACGGGAAGTGGTTCAGGTGTGATATTTGTGACAAATCAtatgtgaagaaaaaatatcTAAAGATACACATGCTCAGCCACAGTGGAAACAAGCAGGTCTGCCTGGTGTgcaataaaatattctttagcGAAGCAGCGCTTAAGAGACACATGATGACACATTCAGGCGAGAAGCCATACGTATGCAACGTGTGCCCAAAGGCATATGCCACCAAGAGCTCGTACAATTACCATTTGCTTATGCACGAAGGGATACGATCACACAAGTGCCCAATCTGCGACAGAGCATTCATCACGAAGAAAGACCTCACAGGGCACATAAGGATGGTGCATAAAGTATGTGCTGCAGCCAACAAACCAGGAGTGTGGAGGTGTCGCATTTGCGACAAGGAAATAAACAGCAATGCAGAGGTGGTGGAGCACAAGAATTCACACGTGGAGACTTCTAAAAGAGAAAGAGTGAACAGACAAGATGGCAAGCCCTACTCCTGCGCCTCTTGTGATCGGTCTTTTACCAAGAAAGCCTTTCTTGTGAGACACCTTTTGCAGGTTCATGCTGCCGAAAAACCTTTCAAATGCGACAAGTGTGACAAGTGTTATGCCCACCCACGTTCTCTGCGGCATCACAAGTTGGTTCATGCCGATGCTAGGCCACACCTTTGTGACATCTGTGGGAAGTCTTTCCGTGATGGCAGCTCCCTGAAtaagcacaaacaaacacatttggACCGAAGGATGCATGCCTGTCAACTTTGTGACAAGAGATACAGTAACAAAAAAGGGCTGTACAGGCATGTGAAGATGAAGCATAGTGTAGGGGGCACTACAACGGAAAGCCACCCATGTAAGATATGTGGCAAAGTGCTCACTAGGCGAGCAGGGTTGGTGCTGCACATGAGAATGCACACCGGTGAGAAGCCGTTTGAGTGCCAGACGTGTGGTAATGCTTTCGTCAGCAAACAGCAGCTGGTCGATCATACAAGAACGCACACTGGAGAAAAACCTTTTAGTTGCAAAGAATGTGGCCAGTCCTTTGCACTAAGGTCCACTCTACGGGGGCATGCTGTTACACACACAGATCTACGGCCGTTTGCTTGCAAAATCTGCAACAAGGCTTTCACCGACCGGAGTACGCTTTACAGCCACATCAGAAAGCACACCGAGGAGAAGCAACACCAGTGCAAGGACTGTGGAAAAAAGTTTTGGACCGCCTTTAAGCTTAAGAGACATAAGCAGAGCCACCTGAACCAGACTGTTTTCAAGTGTCATGTCTGCAACCAGCCGATTTTCGGGCAGAGGAAACTGACAGAGCATCTGAATGTACATGAGAAGGAACAGCAGGTCGCCTCCAAGGCCCTGGCAGCAACCATGACAGAAATGGAGCACATCATAGAGAATGGTGGATCTGGGCAACCTATGCAGAAGACAGGCAACCAGTCCTCAACCCAAAAGAAGGAGCAATTTGCCTGTATGACATGTGGGAGAACCTACAGCCACAAGAGAAACCTCCTCAGGCATCAGAGGCAGATGAATCATCAGATAGCACACAAGAAGGAACATCAGGGGCTGGTAGCAACTGAAACAGAAATGCAACACAAAGGCAACCAGTCCTCAACCCCAAAGAAGAAGCGATTTGCCTGTAAGACGTGTAAGATAACCTACAGCACCAAGAGAAAGCTCCTGAAACATGCCAAGATACATTTGTCGCAAAGGCCGTTTCAATGTGACATCTGTGAAAAGTCCTTCAGCAGACGATTGCTCCTCAAAGAACATACTGCCTCACACCAGTGA
- the LOC140226535 gene encoding uncharacterized protein, with protein sequence MADIGEGLVGNMEVVEEEVIVETVIPHGSFAFQEVIESGVAMGTGGAGEIQLQLVEHPEGRIQVVTGADGDIIQIVDQTGNLPGVPAVSMAGDMAPKQLQISGGEATMQVATGTVENILEAMMLHSVAAVEEERPAEMPKVVEPSEVVEEKSEIGLGIAMILHAADENAGSQEPGPPAQTVTDENAGSQDHLLQALTAADDDAGSQDPGPPAPTAVKEEAGSQELGPPSQTAADEDVGSQEFGRPAPTAVDEDAGSQESLPQALTAADEDADSQEPGPPAPTDPASTTPPSAASPLPADVCPPIVGISEAPTGGDDEATPVAVFPAVSGKPPPSPSEASVSDWSEGPIETAVTNPADDVEPGSQPSSEKGKKAEEKTYDIVVAPVTKSRRLTQKKKPMPQARAVIPRKVKAKALKEKRKQKADLVKKKATRKATVATKLKTPSQPQLGKSKVLTIRIPKLPTNMSTKTSAKTPAKKATGTAVEMPEKLVCQFCWREFAKERQYEAHKKTHSREDEPYVCRYCDSCFEKDLQRDKHMRKKHDYLKCVQCGAAFDDKNFFERHMQMHTGQPTMFACKICGSTFTRKEYLVLHVQIHKSEMPDGWDPDSIVPQDSTKVSAKPKVSASPKVSASPKVRASPKVRSSPKVRSSPNVRASPKNRASPKVRASPKVGDSPKVGVGRKVSATPKKTEMKVQKDADRCCIYCGKLYKTNKLLKRHIKSHKRAKRKFQCQFCPKRFKTRSTRDTHLNTHTGNCPHKCDKCDKSFRDKSSLRRHKISHRISETGEKPYKCDQCDKSYSDASTLKKHWMLHVEGKKFECDVCHKMFPTSYVMRNHRLTHGGQDHKEEKLVRCESCGRGFLNVSSLLRHLGRSGCKEKYDCVFCDQRFYRLSDRTAHMKEHMDLSNVATMADGGQGDGKEGSEGTEEEEKEEKDMKKTKKKAYTCTICNKTLANFNSLTCHYSAHMDKRQFKCDTCDKAFATKGSLKKHKLVHVGTNPVCPECNKAFFDKKSLRRHMLIHTGEKPFKCEQCGKAFHDQSARKAHMQLHSGVRAHKCPLCDRAFVLKGACTQHMKTVHKVRVAGNKLDAWRCCLCNAEFTTIQELVEHKDNHPEPLIRTPPKAEGENMAEDGSTKSSESKPFSCTLCDMSFAKKAFVSRHMRVHTGEKPYKCDKCDKCYTDPSSLRRHKSSHSSAKPHLCDICGKSFRDASYLNLHKRLHSNSRPYACDLCDKRFVRRNFLNRHVKIKHMGVVTAAPPHKKRSYPCKICGKVLLSRSSIQTHERMHTGDKPFVCQTCGKAFPSKQRLINHTRIHTGEKPFVCKVCNKAFAERGSLRRHAIIHTGKRPYACKFCDKAFSDKSALNSHTKMHTGEKQHQCQDCGKKFWTRTNLKAHQRTHWNKTVFECGVCREEIVGQRKLTEHLAQHEKDQRNASQALAATMIAVQHIMVKDASGQTLLKEGKESSDPEKERFACQTCSKTYSTKKSLARHVKTHTAQRLFECDVCKKSFTRKSYLKDHATLHTGEKPFACEVCGKAFRDRTMRKRHMHTHEQHQKIYECNVCQQQFLDKDVADMHLKTHTVETTTELAYECYKCGKPFEQSESLVDHMIRCH encoded by the exons ATGGCAGACATTGGGGAAGGACTGGTCGGCAACATGGAGGTGGTTGAAGAAGAAGTGATTGTTGAAACAG TCATTCCCCATGGCAGCTTTGCCTTCCAAGAAGTGATAGAGAGTGGTGTCGCCATGGGGACGGGCGGGGCCGGGGAGATACAGCTACAGCTGGTAGAGCATCCAGAGGGTAGGATCCAAGTCGTGACGGGGGCTGATGGAGACATTATCCAGATCGTGGATCAGACTG GAAATCTTCCAGGAGTACCGGCAGTGAGCATGGCCGGCGACATGGCTCCAAAACAGCTTCAGATTTCAG GAGGTGAGGCTACCATGCAGGTTGCCACGGGAACGGTGGAGAACATCCTGGAAGCAATGATGCTGCACTCTGTGGCAGCTGTTGAGGAGGAGAGACCCGCTGAGATGCCCAAGGTGGTGGAGCCGTCTGAGGTGGTcgaggaaaagagtgaaattggacTAG GGATCGCCATGATCCTGCATGCAGCTGATGAGAATGCAGGTAGCCAGGAACCTGGGCCCCCAGCCCAAACAGTAACGGATGAGAATGCAGGTAGCCAAGATCATCTACTTCAAGCCCTAACAGCGGCTGATGACGATGCAGGTAGCCAGGATCCTGGGCCTCCAGCCCCAACAGCGGTCAAAGAGGAAGCAGGCAGCCAGGAACTTGGGCCTCCATCCCAAACAGCAGCCGATGAGGATGTAGGTAGCCAAGAGTTTGGTCGTCCAGCCCCAACAGCAGTGGATGAGGATGCAGGCAGCCAGGAGTCTCTACCTCAAGCTCTAACAGCGGCCGATGAGGATGCAGACAGCCAGGAGCCTGGGCCTCCAGCTCCAACAGATCCTGCTTCCACCACACCACCCTCAGCTGCCAGCCCACTACCTGCCGATGTGTGTCCTCCGATCGTTGGAATCAGTGAAGCTCCCACGGGAGGCGATGACGAAGCCACGCCTGTAGCTGTCTTTCCGGCTGTGAGTGGGAAACCCCCTCCCAGCCCATCAGAAGCTTCAGTCTCCGATTGGAGTGAGGGCCCTATAGAGACTGCAGTGACAAACCCAGCTGATGACGTGGAACCAGGAAGTCAGCCCAGCAGTGAAAAAG GGAAAAAGGCTGAGGAGAAGACATACGACATAGTGGTTGCGCCAGTCACGAAAAGTAGGAGATTGACCCAGAAGAAGAAACCGATGCCTCAGGCCAGGGCAGTGATCCCCAGAAAGGTCAAGGCCAAGGCCCTGAAGGAGAAGCGGAAACAAAAGGCAGATCTTG TGAAGAAGAAAGCTACCAGGAAAGCTACGGTCGCAACAAAGTTGAAAACTCCATCTCAGCCTCAACTTGGCAAGAGCAAGGTATTGACCATCAGGATACCCAAGTTGCCAACCAATATGTCTACCAAGACATCAGCCAAGACGCCAGCCAAGAAAGCGACGGGGACTGCTGTGGAGATGCCCGAGAAGCTTGTTTGCCAGTTCTGCTGGAGAGAGTTTGCAAAAGAACGTCAGTATGAGGCCCACAAAAAGACACATTCTCGGGAGGACGAGCCATATGTGTGCCGCTACTGCGACAGCTGCTTCGAGAAGGACTTGCAGCGGGACAAGCACATGCGAAAGAAGCATGACTACCTTAAGTGCGTGCAGTGCGGTGCTGCTTTCGACGACAAAAATTTCTTCGAGCGCCACATGCAGATGCACACCGGGCAGCCAACTATGTTCGCTTGCAAAATCTGCGGCTCGACCTTCACACGGAAAGAATACCTTGTACTACACGTGCAAATACATAAATCGGAAATGCCGGATGGCTGGGATCCTGACAGTATTGTACCCCAGGATAGCACCAAAGTTAGTGCTAAACCCAAAGTTAGTGCCAGCCCCAAAGTTAGTGCCAGCCCCAAAGTTAGGGCCAGCCCCAAAGTTAGGTCCAGCCCCAAAGTTAGGTCCAGCCCCAATGTTAGGGCCAGCCCTAAAAACAGGGCCAGCCCCAAAGTTAGGGCCAGCCCCAAAGTTGGTGACAGTCCCAAAGTTGGTGTCGGCCGTAAAGTTAGTGCCACCCCCAAGAAGACTGAGATGAAAGTACAAAAGGACGCAGACCGATGCTGCATATATTGTGGCAAGTTGTACAAGACTAACAAGCTGCTCAAGAGACACATCAAGAGCCACAAGCGGGCCAAGCGAAAGTTCCAGTGTCAGTTCTGCCCCAAGCGATTCAAGACGAGGAGTACGCGGGACACTCACCTGAACACTCACACCGGAAATTGTCCCCACAAGTGCGACAAGTGCGACAAGTCGTTCAGAGACAAGAGCAGTCTCAGACGGCACAAGATCAGCCACAGAATAAGTGAAACAGGAGAGAAGCCCTACAAGTGCGACCAGTGCGACAAGTCCTACTCTGACGCATCCACTCTGAAGAAACATTGGATGCTCCACGTGGAAGGCAAGAAATTCGAGTGCGACGTGTGCCACAAGATGTTTCCAACCAGTTATGTCATGCGCAACCACAGATTGACCCACGGGGGCCAGGACCACAAGGAGGAAAAGCTGGTGAGGTGTGAAAGTTGTGGCAGGGGCTTCCTCAACGTTAGCAGTCTGTTGCGGCACCTTGGGCGCAGTGGGTGCAAGGAGAAATACGACTGTGTTTTCTGCGACCAACGCTTCTATCGTCTGTCAGACCGCACTGCACACATGAAGGAACACATGGATTTATCCAATGTAGCAACCATGGCAGACGGTGGTCAAGGTGATGGAAAAGAGGGGAGTGAAGGCacagaggaagaggaaaaagaagaaaaggatatgaagaagacaaagaaaaaggCCTATACTTGTACCATTTGCAACAAGACTCTCGCCAATTTTAATTCACTGACATGTCATTACAGTGCCCACATGGACAAGAGACAGTTCAAGTGCGATACGTGTGACAAAGCTTTTGCCACCAAGGGAAGTCTGAAGAAACATAAGCTCGTCCATGTCGGGACTAATCCTGTCTGCCCTGAGTGCAACAAGGCATTCTTTGACAAGAAATCCCTGAGGAGACACATGTTGATACACACGGGTGAGAAACCATTCAAATGCGAGCAGTGTGGGAAGGCGTTTCACGACCAGAGTGCTCGCAAGGCCCATATGCAGCTTCACTCTGGAGTGCGCGCGCACAAGTGTCCGCTGTGCGACAGGGCGTTCGTTCTGAAGGGTGCGTGCACGCAGCACATGAAGACAGTGCATAAGGTACGTGTTGCGGGTAACAAGCTAGATGCATGGAGGTGTTGTCTTTGTAACGCGGAATTCACTACCATCCAGGAACTGGTGGAGCACAAGGATAACCACCCAGAGCCTTTGATCAGAACTCCACCCAAGGCAGAAGGGGAGAACATGGCAGAGGACGGCTCAACGAAAAGCAGTGAAAGCAAACCCTTCTCTTGCACTCTTTGTGACATGTCTTTTGCCAAGAAAGCATTTGTCTCGAGACACATGCGGGTTCACACTGGTGAAAAACCCTATAAATGTGACAAGTGTGACAAATGCTACACGGATCCGTCGTCTCTGCGGAGACACAAATCGAGTCATTCCAGTGCCAAACCGCACCTTTGCGACATATGCGGGAAGTCCTTCCGTGATGCCAGCTATCTTAATCTCCACAAGCGTTTGCACTCCAACAGCCGGCCGTATGCATGTGACCTTTGTGACAAGCGTTTCGTTCGCAGGAACTTTCTCAACCGTCATGTGAAGATAAAGCACATGGGTGTAGTGACAGCTGCACCGCCTCATAAAAAGCGATCCTATCCATGCAAGATTTGTGGCAAGGTGCTCTTAAGCCGGTCCAGCATTCAGACGCATGAGAGAATGCACACGGGAGATAAGCCGTTTGTGTGCCAAACGTGTGGTAAGGCCTTCCCCAGCAAGCAGCGGCTGATCAATCACACAAGAATACACACAGGAGAGAAACCCTTCGTGTGCAAAGTGTGCAACAAGGCGTTTGCAGAACGGGGGTCTCTCCGGCGGCATGCCATCATACACACGGGTAAAAGACCGTACGCCTGCAAATTTTGCGACAAGGCCTTCAGTGACAAAAGTGCACTCAACTCTCACACCAAGATGCACACGGGGGAGAAGCAGCACCAGTGCCAGGACTGCGGAAAGAAGTTCTGGACTCGTACCAACCTCAAAGCTCACCAGCGCACCCACTGGAACAAGACCGTCTTTGAGTGCGGTGTCTGCAGGGAAGAGATAGTTGGACAGAGGAAGTTAACGGAGCATCTAGCACAGCACGAGAAGGACCAACGGAATGCGTCTCAGGCATTAGCGGCAACCATGATAGCCGTGCAACACATCATGGTAAAAGATGCATCTGGGCAAACTCTTCTGAAAGAAGGCAAGGAGTCGTCAGACCCGGAGAAAGAGCGATTTGCCTGCCAGACATGCTCGAAGACCTACAGCACCAAGAAGAGCCTCGCCAGGCACGTGAAGACGCACACAGCGCAGAGGCTTTTTGAGTGCGACGTCTGCAAGAAATCCTTCACCAGAAAGTCGTACCTCAAGGACCATGCCACCCTGCACACGGGTGAGAAACCGTTTGCCTGCGAAGTCTGCGGCAAGGCCTTCCGCGACCGGACCATGCGAAAGCGGCACATGCACACCCATGAGCAGCACCAGAAGATCTATGAGTGCAATGTATGCCAGCAGCAGTTCCTGGACAAGGATGTGGCCGACATGCACCTTAAGACTCACACTGTTGAAACAACCACAGAGCTCGCCTATGAGTGCTACAAGTGTGGGAAGCCATTCGAACAGAGTGAGAGCCTAGTAGATCACATGATTCGATGCCATTGA